From Dechloromonas sp. A34:
TTGCTTTTGTGGAGCTAGGCGGCCTGGCGCAGCAGCTTAAGGCAGTCCAGCGACGCCGCCAGGTCGAGCGCGCTGAAGTTGTCGAAATTCTTCAGTTTCGGGTCGGCGCCCTTCTCCAGCAGTAGTTTGACCAGGTCGGGCTTGCTGTTCGACGAAACGTACATCAGGCAGGTCGCACCGTTGCCATTCTGGCGGTCGATATCGATGCCGGCCGCGATCAGGCGCTCGACGATGGCGTGGCTGCCGTTGTAGCAGGCAAGCCAGAGGGCGTTGCAGCCGTCAGCGTTGACCACCCCGAGATCGACCTTAAGGGCCAACAGTTCCTCCATGATCTCCAGGCTTCCCTCTTTGGCGGCGCGCATCAGCGGGGTGAAGCGGCCGTCGGCCTGCGTGGCGGAGAGATCATCGGCCGGGAAGCCGTGTTCGGCAAGAAAGGCAAGGAGTCGGGGGCTCATGAATCGTCCTCGTGGCGTTGGGGGTAGGGCGGCCCGGTTTCGATCCGGGAATCGGTGATCGGTGTACCGACCGTGAAGTGATAGACGCTTTGCCAGCGGTCGCCGGCCAGTCCAAAAACCTCGTGCACGGGGTCGTCGAAATAGCAGCCGATGCCCGTGCCGCGCACGCCAGCGGCCTCTGCCTCGAGATAAAGCGCCTGGCCGAGCAGTCCGGCTTCGCGCAGCAGTTGGCGATAACCGTGGCCGCTGGCGGTGGCATCCGCGAACTCGCCGAGCATGCCGAGCGAAAAGGCGCTGGTCGCGGCGATGTCCTGATGGCAGGACACAGAGCGGGCTGTGCGCTGTAATTCCTGCAGATCCATTTCGGCAAGCAGGATCAGGCCGAGGTGAGCGGGGCAATCGGGGGCAAAGTCGACCACCCGGCGCTGGTCGGGAAAACGCTCGCCGATGGCGGTCGGTAACTCGGCAGCGGCGCCGGGCGTGCGGGGTAGTAGATAGAGTCCTCTCGGCAAACCATCAACGCGCAGCACGAAGAGCAGCAGATGGATGCGGCTCCGCGATTCCTGGGCTGTCCACGGCGCTTGTGCACGCGGCAACAGTGCGTCAAGCATTCGGTAGAGGGCGGTGCTGGGCAGCGTCTGGCGCGGATCGAAGCGCTGGGCGCTGCGGCGCTGGCGGATCAGTTCGGCGGCCCCGGCCGCCGTTGGGTGGGCGGGCAGTGGCACCCGCGTCGCAAAGCTTGGGGGTTCCGAGCAGCTGGCTGGATCGCGGCTGGCGGCTGCGGCCTGGTCAATGGCCGGCCAGCGATAGCCTGGTACGTCGTCAATCCTGCTTGGTTTGCCCTGCCATTCGGCGTCGTCCAGCCAGTTGGCAAGTGTCGTCGGGGCGGGTGGCGGATGCAGCCCGGGGGCGCGTATGGCGAGCAGGATTTCCGGCTCTTCCAGTTCCGTAAAAGCGTAGCGCGAGGAGGGGAAGTCATCCGTGCGGTCCAGTCCGAGGCAGTGGGCCAGCGCGTCGGCGGTACTGGCGAG
This genomic window contains:
- a CDS encoding ankyrin repeat domain-containing protein; its protein translation is MSPRLLAFLAEHGFPADDLSATQADGRFTPLMRAAKEGSLEIMEELLALKVDLGVVNADGCNALWLACYNGSHAIVERLIAAGIDIDRQNGNGATCLMYVSSNSKPDLVKLLLEKGADPKLKNFDNFSALDLAASLDCLKLLRQAA
- a CDS encoding nitroreductase family protein, whose protein sequence is MSDTSPDVVRAYHARTKHRFAAYAEGPGQLDWEAQPAPFRHYSGAPLLELPLSADRYERPYALLSEPPAAPIAPDAHSLGALLELAFGVSAWKSWGPSRWALRCNPSSGNLHPVEAYVLVGNVPGVADGLHHYDPETHVLEGRARYPAKEGGPWLAVGLSSVMWREAWKYGERAFRYCQLDVGHAIGALSYSAALLGWEVVPLASTADALAHCLGLDRTDDFPSSRYAFTELEEPEILLAIRAPGLHPPPAPTTLANWLDDAEWQGKPSRIDDVPGYRWPAIDQAAAASRDPASCSEPPSFATRVPLPAHPTAAGAAELIRQRRSAQRFDPRQTLPSTALYRMLDALLPRAQAPWTAQESRSRIHLLLFVLRVDGLPRGLYLLPRTPGAAAELPTAIGERFPDQRRVVDFAPDCPAHLGLILLAEMDLQELQRTARSVSCHQDIAATSAFSLGMLGEFADATASGHGYRQLLREAGLLGQALYLEAEAAGVRGTGIGCYFDDPVHEVFGLAGDRWQSVYHFTVGTPITDSRIETGPPYPQRHEDDS